One window of the Pedobacter ginsengisoli genome contains the following:
- a CDS encoding RbsD/FucU domain-containing protein: MNKLVFIAMLALFGCQQTAIKTKGDTAGIDLNWKEQFNQKLPMLGHRNWILVVDKAFPEQNAPGMEYIYANEDLLPVLKQVLAQVNSSSHVKPIIYQDKELGFITENQAKGVKHFVQESKALFANQNVQTMLHDSVFRKLDTESKLFKVLVIKTNETIPYTSVFLQLDCGYWNGEKEKQLRDALSGQ; encoded by the coding sequence ATGAATAAATTAGTGTTTATAGCTATGTTGGCCTTATTTGGATGCCAGCAAACTGCAATCAAAACAAAAGGCGATACTGCAGGTATAGATCTGAACTGGAAAGAGCAGTTCAATCAGAAATTGCCTATGTTGGGCCACAGGAATTGGATTCTTGTGGTTGATAAGGCCTTTCCGGAGCAAAACGCGCCGGGGATGGAATACATCTATGCCAATGAAGATCTGTTGCCGGTATTAAAACAGGTGCTTGCACAAGTCAATTCATCTTCCCACGTTAAACCAATCATTTACCAGGATAAGGAATTAGGTTTTATTACAGAAAATCAGGCTAAAGGGGTTAAACATTTCGTACAGGAATCAAAGGCCCTGTTTGCCAATCAAAATGTTCAAACAATGCTCCACGATTCAGTATTCAGGAAACTGGATACTGAATCAAAACTTTTTAAGGTTCTGGTAATTAAAACGAACGAAACTATTCCCTATACCTCCGTATTTTTACAGCTCGATTGTGGTTACTGGAATGGCGAAAAGGAAAAGCAATTGCGCGATGCATTAAGCGGCCAATAG
- a CDS encoding IS4 family transposase: MSFTTKIDHYVKVLHGNKLFYLLLYGILENDRLSQRTLEDTFNDSVFKVLFNLDEDERIRRSSISERLSKVDPDYFRQIYEYIYERFSATYTLTERKQYNLIRVDSTIVSQTAGKLTEGIVNPGSSKKAVKYSLAFDGMLPGLVHVFTNPKYGNEDNALPEVVMAHVKKEPGHQNIYVLDRGLQSTRTMKTFGEDGITFICRAKENRKFELIESLIDEKQDMDMGESMLLKDSIIRLYTGTPIANQRGNIHYREELVESPFRLVVVKSKAEQGKEYWLLTNDFNLPAKEIAQAYRSRWDIEVFFRFLKQELNVSHLVSLNKNGLQVMLYMTLISSMLVLIYKKGNDQGYKTAKRRFAMEVRDLAIAMIVIQCGGDPGLFFKT; encoded by the coding sequence TTGTCGTTCACGACTAAGATCGATCACTACGTGAAAGTTCTGCATGGCAACAAACTGTTTTATTTGCTGCTCTATGGCATTCTGGAGAATGACAGGCTTAGCCAACGAACGCTTGAGGATACGTTCAATGATTCGGTATTCAAAGTGCTTTTCAATCTTGATGAGGATGAAAGGATACGCAGAAGCTCTATTTCCGAAAGACTGTCCAAAGTTGATCCTGATTATTTCCGGCAGATCTATGAATACATTTACGAGCGCTTTTCCGCGACTTATACTTTAACAGAAAGAAAGCAGTATAACCTGATCCGTGTAGACAGCACGATAGTGAGTCAAACCGCCGGTAAGTTAACTGAAGGTATAGTCAATCCCGGCAGCAGTAAAAAGGCGGTTAAATACAGTCTTGCTTTCGATGGTATGCTGCCCGGTTTGGTCCATGTGTTCACCAATCCCAAGTATGGAAATGAAGACAATGCACTGCCGGAAGTCGTCATGGCGCATGTTAAAAAAGAACCCGGTCATCAGAATATTTATGTGTTAGACAGAGGTCTTCAATCTACCAGAACCATGAAAACTTTTGGTGAAGATGGCATAACATTCATTTGCCGGGCAAAAGAGAACAGGAAGTTTGAGCTGATAGAATCACTGATCGATGAAAAACAAGACATGGATATGGGCGAATCCATGTTGCTAAAAGATAGCATCATACGGCTTTATACGGGTACACCCATAGCCAACCAACGGGGAAATATACATTACAGAGAAGAACTGGTGGAAAGTCCTTTTCGCCTGGTTGTCGTCAAAAGCAAAGCAGAGCAAGGCAAGGAGTACTGGCTGTTAACAAACGATTTCAATTTGCCCGCTAAAGAAATCGCGCAGGCTTACCGAAGTCGTTGGGACATTGAGGTATTCTTCCGCTTTCTTAAACAGGAACTCAACGTAAGTCACCTGGTTTCACTTAATAAAAACGGATTACAGGTGATGCTGTACATGACACTAATAAGCAGCATGCTGGTACTAATCTATAAAAAGGGGAATGATCAAGGCTATAAAACAGCAAAAAGGCGTTTTGCCATGGAGGTTAGAGATCTGGCTATAGCCATGATTGTTATTCAATGCGGCGGCGATCCAGGCCTATTTTTTAAAACATAA
- a CDS encoding pirin family protein, producing the protein MKKLIEKIVINSTRPHMVGDGFRVFNYIPGAGIPQERISPFLLLDFNPEYDFGPSDHLRGVGVHPHKGFETVTIAYKGSVAHHDSTGSSGIINAGDVQWMTAGNGILHKEYHEEAFSKKGGPFEMVQLWVNLPKKDKSTAPHYQELTKDGMGKVQLADNGGEVNVIAGNFNGVAGPAETYSPVNLFDIKLNEGGEANTTIPAGHNTALLVVNGSVEVNGEIAGEHSFVLFENNGEEIHIKANQKSVVLLLSGEPLNEPIVSYGPFVMNTEDEIREAIVDFNMGKFGVLED; encoded by the coding sequence ATGAAAAAGTTAATTGAAAAAATCGTGATTAATTCTACTCGTCCACATATGGTTGGCGATGGGTTCAGGGTATTTAATTATATCCCGGGAGCAGGCATTCCACAGGAGAGAATAAGTCCGTTTTTACTATTGGACTTTAATCCTGAGTACGATTTCGGACCTTCAGACCACCTTAGAGGTGTTGGCGTTCACCCGCACAAAGGTTTCGAAACAGTAACTATTGCTTATAAAGGAAGCGTAGCTCACCATGATAGCACCGGAAGCAGCGGGATAATCAATGCTGGCGATGTACAATGGATGACAGCCGGTAACGGAATCTTGCATAAAGAATACCATGAAGAGGCTTTCTCTAAAAAAGGCGGGCCATTTGAAATGGTTCAGTTATGGGTTAACCTTCCTAAAAAAGATAAATCAACAGCTCCGCATTATCAGGAGTTGACCAAAGATGGTATGGGTAAAGTGCAGCTTGCAGATAACGGCGGAGAGGTAAATGTAATTGCCGGAAACTTTAATGGCGTTGCAGGCCCTGCTGAGACTTATAGTCCGGTAAACCTGTTCGACATCAAATTAAACGAAGGTGGCGAGGCTAACACCACCATTCCTGCCGGTCACAATACAGCTTTGCTGGTTGTAAACGGAAGTGTTGAAGTGAATGGTGAGATTGCCGGAGAACATAGCTTTGTTTTATTTGAAAACAATGGAGAGGAAATTCATATCAAAGCGAACCAGAAAAGTGTGGTGTTGCTGTTAAGCGGTGAGCCTTTGAATGAACCAATTGTAAGCTACGGACCATTTGTAATGAACACAGAAGACGAAATAAGAGAAGCGATTGTTGATTTCAATATGGGTAAATTTGGCGTATTGGAAGATTAA
- a CDS encoding TonB-dependent receptor, translating to MKAFFLSLLFAFTLIPFLSSAQQRYAISGTVRDASTGETLIGATVKLQNATQNSGIATNAYGFYSITAAEGEYSLIVSYSGYQSNTQKITLNKALKINIELATVSDLQEVVISASERKNENVKSPQMGLNKINMADLDNVPVLLGEKDVLKTIQLLPGVKAGGEGNTGFFVRGGASDQNLILLDEATVYNSSHLLGFFSTFNADAIKDVSLYKGGMPSQYGGRLSSVLDVKMQDGNDKEYGLEGGIGLIASRIKAEGPIVKNKSSFMFSARRTYVDLLLKASGDSALKNNTLNFYDINAKVNYKFDDKNTLYLSGYFGQDNIGIKDLFANDWGNTTATIRLNHVFNNRLFSNTSFIFNKYSYAIELLDENSNAKVKSLIRDFNFKEDLQYYSNNHILRFGLQATHHRIAPSDITTSAGSAFNPLSIENRYGMEFAVYASDEWTLSDKFNVLYGLRLSQFSLLGPGTINTYDNTGEVSSSKTYKSGDFVKNYFNLEPRLSASYTLNEQNSIKASYNRNTQNIHILSNSGTSSPTDQYVMSSNNIKPEIADQVALGFFKNSESNVYEFSAEVYYKWLQNQIDYRDAAELTANKDVESELLYGKGRAYGLELYGKKTKGKLTGWLSYTLSKTERKFDEINKGKYFNAKQDRTHDLALVAMYNLSRRWSLSANYIYSTGNAVTYPAGKYNVGGLTTYYYTERNANRMPYTSRLDIGATLKAKETKKFHSSWTFSVYNALNRKNPYSIQFRDKENDPTRTEAVQTSLFGIIPSVTYNFKF from the coding sequence ATGAAAGCATTCTTCCTATCTTTATTATTTGCCTTTACCTTAATACCATTTCTTTCATCAGCACAGCAACGTTATGCCATAAGCGGTACCGTAAGGGATGCCTCAACCGGAGAAACACTAATCGGAGCAACGGTTAAACTGCAAAATGCTACCCAAAACTCAGGTATTGCCACAAATGCATACGGATTTTATTCAATTACTGCTGCTGAAGGCGAGTATAGCCTCATAGTAAGTTACAGCGGCTACCAGAGTAATACCCAAAAAATTACCTTAAACAAAGCCTTAAAAATAAACATAGAGCTTGCGACTGTTTCAGATCTGCAGGAAGTAGTGATCAGTGCAAGTGAAAGGAAAAATGAAAACGTAAAAAGCCCGCAAATGGGACTTAATAAGATTAATATGGCTGATCTTGACAACGTGCCCGTATTGCTTGGCGAAAAAGACGTTTTAAAAACCATACAACTTTTACCCGGTGTAAAGGCGGGTGGAGAAGGCAATACCGGCTTTTTTGTTCGCGGTGGGGCATCTGATCAGAACCTGATCCTTTTAGATGAAGCTACAGTTTACAATTCATCTCACCTGCTGGGCTTCTTTTCAACCTTTAATGCCGATGCGATAAAAGACGTAAGCTTGTACAAAGGAGGTATGCCATCGCAATACGGAGGCAGGTTGTCATCTGTACTTGATGTTAAAATGCAGGACGGTAATGACAAAGAATATGGTTTGGAAGGCGGTATAGGCCTAATTGCATCACGCATAAAAGCCGAGGGACCAATAGTTAAAAACAAAAGCTCATTTATGTTTAGTGCCAGGCGCACCTATGTAGATCTGCTGCTAAAAGCCTCTGGCGATTCCGCGCTAAAGAACAATACATTAAACTTTTACGACATTAATGCCAAGGTAAACTATAAGTTCGATGATAAAAATACCCTGTATCTGTCGGGCTATTTTGGTCAGGATAATATTGGTATTAAAGATCTTTTTGCCAACGATTGGGGCAATACTACAGCCACTATCCGCTTAAATCATGTGTTTAACAACAGGTTGTTTTCCAATACCTCATTTATTTTTAACAAATACAGCTACGCTATTGAACTGCTGGATGAAAACAGCAATGCCAAGGTAAAATCCCTGATCAGAGATTTTAATTTTAAAGAAGACTTGCAGTATTACAGCAATAATCACATCCTGCGATTCGGATTGCAGGCCACACACCACAGAATTGCCCCTTCTGATATTACAACATCAGCCGGTTCTGCTTTTAACCCACTTTCTATTGAGAATCGTTACGGAATGGAGTTTGCCGTTTACGCATCAGATGAGTGGACTCTAAGCGATAAGTTTAATGTGTTGTACGGCTTAAGGCTAAGCCAGTTCTCACTTCTTGGCCCCGGAACAATAAATACCTACGACAACACTGGAGAGGTAAGTTCTTCAAAAACCTATAAAAGCGGCGACTTTGTTAAAAACTACTTTAACCTGGAGCCGCGCCTTTCGGCAAGTTATACCTTAAATGAGCAAAATTCTATAAAGGCATCATACAACCGCAATACCCAAAATATTCATATCCTTAGCAATTCAGGAACCAGCTCACCAACAGATCAATATGTAATGAGCAGCAACAATATCAAACCCGAAATTGCAGACCAGGTAGCTTTAGGCTTTTTCAAAAACAGCGAAAGCAATGTATATGAGTTTTCTGCTGAGGTGTATTATAAGTGGTTGCAAAACCAAATAGACTACAGGGATGCGGCTGAGCTAACCGCCAATAAAGATGTTGAATCGGAATTGTTGTATGGCAAGGGCAGGGCATACGGGTTAGAGCTTTATGGTAAAAAAACCAAAGGTAAGCTTACCGGCTGGCTAAGCTATACCCTTTCGAAAACCGAGCGCAAGTTTGATGAAATTAATAAAGGCAAGTATTTTAACGCCAAGCAAGATCGCACGCACGACCTGGCTTTGGTGGCCATGTACAACCTTAGCCGTCGCTGGTCGTTATCTGCTAATTATATTTACAGCACCGGAAATGCCGTAACCTACCCGGCCGGAAAATATAATGTTGGCGGGCTTACCACTTACTATTATACAGAAAGAAACGCGAACAGAATGCCATATACTTCGCGCTTGGACATTGGTGCAACGCTAAAGGCTAAAGAAACGAAGAAGTTCCACTCAAGCTGGACATTTAGCGTGTACAATGCTCTGAACCGCAAAAACCCTTACTCTATCCAGTTCCGCGACAAAGAAAATGATCCAACACGTACTGAAGCCGTACAAACCAGTCTTTTCGGCATTATCCCTTCGGTAACTTATAACTTTAAATTTTAA